CACCATCACTGCCGCAAAACAAAAGCTGCCGGCCGCCGTAAAGGCGGTAAGTGCTATCAACATGATCTCCGCAAATGTCATTGTGACGACCTCCTCATATACCGCTGAATTTTATTATTTATGAATCACTTGTTCCTTATGGCTAAATGATATCAACCCTTTATAAATTAGTAAAACGACAAAAACAGATATGTAGTATGAAAAAATATCATGTATAAAAATACAAAAAAAGTGCGGCCGCAAGGGCCGCGCCTCTTCCCTGGGAGGAATGTCTATTAACAACCGGCTCTCTGTGCCTCGGTCTGTGGGACCGCCGTTCCAGCCGGTTCGCTCCAAATTGTCGCCTTCAGCATATACAGCGCGAATACGGCGGAGACCAGTGCCGTAAACCCCATCGTGCTCATCAGAATTATCTCACCTAACGGCATCACAATTACCTCCTTCGTCTGCCTTCGTTGTGCGCAGAGTATAGCCAAGAGGCGATAGATAAGTAAATCAAAATATTTCTCTATTTCACTATCGGCACGTAATTTTACCTAGATGAAAAAATCCTGTTTCCAAGCGGTTTTATCGGCCTTCTACAAACGAACCGCCGGCAATATATGGCACAGGCCAATATCAGCGGCGGTTTTCGGCGCGAAAGCCGATAATTACATTCTGATAGTTATTTTTTTATATAAATACTTACATAAACTTGATATAAAAAGCGCAGCGGCCCCGGCGCGAGAGAAGGTTCTTGCCCGCCGGAGCCGCTTTCGCGGAGAAATTACGCAATATTGCCCATTCGATTAGTGAAGAAGAAAACCCGGAAGTAAAGGATCGCTCTCATGGCTGATGAGCCAGTTGAATCCGATGATGTTCGCGCTGCCTTTGATAAAGGGGATGATCGAGCGAAATTCTCCGATCATCGGCCCCTCCTCGTAATGCCCCTCAAAAATGGTGCCGAGGATGCTCTCGTGAAAAAAGGGCTCATTGGGCGAGAGCTCGCCTTTGTCGGCGAGCAGCGCCATCTTGGCGCAGGTGCCGGTGCCGCAGGGCGAGCGGTCCACGTTGCAGGTACCGAAGACGACGCAGTTGCGGGCATGCTCCCCCTCCCGGTGCAGCCCAAACTCCGCGAGCAGGATCTTATTATTCATCGGTATCTGCGGGTGGCGCACCGTATGCTGCCTGTTGGCCTCCTCCATCACCTCGACGCCGAGCTTGATCAGGCGCGCTGACTCCTGCGGCACCAGATCAAGGCCGAAGTCCGCAGCGTCCAGGATCGCGAAAAAGCTGCCGCCGAAGCAGACGTCAAACTTCACCGTCCGCCCGAGCGATGGAAGAAAGAGGTCGAGGCCGCGCGCGTATACGAAAGAGGGGACGTTCTGCAATGTCGCGCTGACAGCCTCGCCATTTACGACCTCGACCTTAAGCGTGACGAGGCCCACAGGAGTGTCGAGTTTAACGTAAGTATAGGGCTCAAAGACCTGAACCATCTGCAGATTCACCATCGCCGAGGCGAGGCCGATCGAACCGTGACCGCA
The sequence above is a segment of the Cloacibacillus sp. genome. Coding sequences within it:
- a CDS encoding proline racemase family protein, producing MKIGKMVAVVDSHTCGEPTRIVIGGAPIFRGASMAEKWVDFRHNHNDFRRFIMTEPRGHADMFGAIMVPPVHKEADTGVIFCDSGGSVSMCGHGSIGLASAMVNLQMVQVFEPYTYVKLDTPVGLVTLKVEVVNGEAVSATLQNVPSFVYARGLDLFLPSLGRTVKFDVCFGGSFFAILDAADFGLDLVPQESARLIKLGVEVMEEANRQHTVRHPQIPMNNKILLAEFGLHREGEHARNCVVFGTCNVDRSPCGTGTCAKMALLADKGELSPNEPFFHESILGTIFEGHYEEGPMIGEFRSIIPFIKGSANIIGFNWLISHESDPLLPGFLLH